In Gossypium hirsutum isolate 1008001.06 chromosome A10, Gossypium_hirsutum_v2.1, whole genome shotgun sequence, the DNA window attaatcCTCTCACTATTTTTTATTCACATAAAACAATTTTCCAGCTTTGCTCTTGACCATTGTGAAATCAATTGGAAAGCATTGTCCAAtggggtaaaagtatcatggaggccattatactaagagttagattgtattttgcctcctctacttaaaaaatggacaaattagtttttgtacattagatcaaagagtgaactggtcattttattaaaaatttcatctatttctctTGTTAAAAATTACtcattatatgttaaaatgaggtatatgtggcatgccacatgaaTTGTCTGATTATTCTATCAATAAtgtcagtttttaacagtagaaatgaataaatttttaacaaaaatgatcaGTTTGCTATTTGATATATCGTACAATTTGTTAAATgcaatttgctctttgatataactaatttgtccattttttagtAAAAGCAGACTAAATGCAATTTGCTCTTAATACAATGACCTTCAATCCAACCTAGAGGTGAGCGAAATTCAATCcaactcaaaaaaaaatcgaaaaaaaaactcaaatttcgAATTATTAGAATAGAATTCTTTGAGTGAATCgaaacaactcaaattttttttcaaatttcgagttaaaatttcaaatttgaataactcgaataaacCAAATACCAATCTCTTTTATTTCCCTTCTCCTCCCCCCCTAGCCCTTTTACTTTCCCCCAAAAAAATTTACTTGCTCcaaaccttaaaaaaaatttccttttatttttctcccaaaacttttacttccccTCAAACATTTCACTTCCCCCCCTcaaaaaaaagaaacttttttttctcaaatttatgtctattatttatattattgaattaaatttcacattttgtactatttatatttttaatcatctgaatctttatcaatttatgttaaaattgaattattgatgatgtcataaaatactcgtgttaaaattttatgatgatattaatttcacattttatctttaaaataaattttattaaaaaatcacatttttttacatttaatatattttttagggtctgtttgattgccagtaaaatattttccgtaaaatgatttctggaaaatgttttacttttctgtaaaatgatttactggaaaatattttctagtgtttgattgaatctgtgtaaaatattttctgctgcttggcagattttttgaaaatatttttcggaaaagttatttttacatatattaatatatattaataattttttatattttaaattatttttacttatattgcaatgatttgtttataataatactcaattattaagctacaatattaatcgttataaattgaaaaaaactaatatcaaataaattatttgtaattgtgttaaaaaaataagtattgaataattaaaaaaataagttactggaaaatcgataaacagaagcagttttctaccggaaatgaaggaaggaatgaaggaggcgatagagaggagagcacggaaaatgtcttacggaaattgaaagggtaagacattttccctaaaatgtaacccattttcccttgttttggagttcattttccaaatggaaaatgttttccgccaatcaaacgctgaaaaagttggaaatgattttccggaaaatcaattccgtcaatcaaacagacccttaatttcaaaatacattgTGACAAGAATTAGaatataattgaaacaactaagcaagcaaataaGCTAAAtcgtatataaaaattaataaataaattatgaggggatgaaagttaataacaaatttgattacggtgggtAAATTTGATTATAGTAAATGATAGTAGCTACAAGTACCCaaactcatttttttaatttaactcgaataaatatattcaattctATTCAAATTACATCTcacttaattcaaaaaaaatttaaatcaatttaaaaagataaaataaaatttatcaactcgattacctaaaaaaattcatttgattcgATAGAATGCTGACTAGGCCTACTACAACCCCATTAGCgattccaaaataaataaattaggagAAACCTAAAACGGAAGAAAATCtaatagcccagtccaatatcaCAAGGGACCGTTTCAAGCCCTCCCCCAACCCTCCCCTACACGCTTCGTATTCCTTGTTGCTACACCTCAGCAACAGCAAACCAATTTTTCCTTTCCACTCAATACTCACCAACAAATCACTATTTCTCCGCCTTTCAACAACTCCCATGATTCCCGCCATGGATCTTCATCTCCTCCGGCCTCCTCCCGGAGTCCGATTCTTCCGCCGCTACCCTTCCCCTGCACCTTTCCGCAGTCGTTTCGTCACAGTTAGGTCTCTCACTTCTATCCAAACTATGAAGCTTTCTAAAAGTTTTACTTCTTTAATTTactattagttatttatttttctgcatttcgCAAAATATTTCAGCTCGATTCTTCCTTTCGCAAAAGAGAAAGCTAAGTACCACATAGAACTTGAAGCTGCGGTGGAGCTCGTGGAGAGAGCTTGTAGCCTTTGCATTGACGtaagttaaaaatttgaagaaggTTAATCGTAGCAGATATCTTAAAATTATTATCAGATTTTAAATTGATATCTTAAAGTGTTAGTATTATATCCATCATTTGAATACATTGGAGGAGCTATTAGTTTGAGAGTTAAATGACAGTTCAAATTTACGTCGGCCTAGTCAACTTTAAATGCAGCTCAGATTTTACAATAAGCAACTTGAGTTTGACgtgttaaaaagaaaataatattcttaattttatttatattaccTATCTTTTTTAACACTGTTAATTTAAGTTGCTTTTGTGATcttgtttttaattttgtttacgtattttaaatatattttacttcCGATTCAAGCTGACATTTTATGGCTAAATTGATGACTAGATTGATACAGTAACGGTAGTTTTGAGTATATAATTAGAATTGGAATATGGAATCTGCGTGATGTAATTAGCCTTTTTGAAAATCTCGACTCTTGTTCTTTAGCCATTGTTTGATTAAATTGTTCTGTTCTAATGCATTTTTCTcacttttgtaattttatttattaaaattgagTTTTTTACTTTTTGTGATTGTAGGTACAAAGGTCTCCATTATCTGATGGGCGGATACTGGAAAAGAATGACCAAACTCCAGTAACAGTGGCAGATTTTGGAGTCCAGGCTCTTGTTAGTTTAGGTGTTTCCGTTAATGCCTCTATGTTTTTGTTTGCTTAATTGAACATATTGCATGTTACTTAGAATAGAATTAAGAAAATGGAGTTTGAAATAGAGTTTGGCATAATGTTTCATAATTGTGACATTCTCCTTTAGAGTAGTTTTTAcagttttcttattattttcatgcgagaATATATGATTTATGATGACAATTGAAAAATCAGGGTGCTTATTGTTTGATTAACAAGTAAGAAAGTTTAactaatgagataattgaaaatTTGCTTCTGTTGATTCTATGATAGAGTTGGGTAAATTGTTCCCTTCAATTCCATTGGTGGCGGAAGAGGACTCTGGTTTTTTACAGTCCCAAAATCTCGTGGATCCTGTAGTAAGTGCAGTTTCTAATAAAACAAGCTTTCATGAGGAATCATTTTCACATGCTGATGTGCTGGAAGCAATCGATCGAGGGGATAGGACTGAATTCGGAACAAAACCAGCCACGTATTGGGTAAAGCCTATACAGTCTACTTAAGCTTGTCCATAAACTGCAGTTTTGACTTTTGCtgattataaataaaagagtttccAGGTACTGGATATgtactttttgacatttttacgtcCACAAACCTGATGCAGATACTGGATCCAATTGATGGCACACGAGGGTTTGTAAAAGGAAGCAAAGCCATATATGTGGTATGTATGCCTTGGTTCAATTAATTCTTTTCATTTGAAACATTTTCTTCATGCCATGAAACATAATTTAAACTTAGTCAAAACTTGTGTATTGTTATTGACTTATTGGCCGgcattatttaacaaaatttactgaTATTGTACAGGATTCAAGATAATCAACAATATTCTATTCTGCATGAATGATGCATTACATTCAAATAAAACATATGATAATATGCATGCTTGAAAATTCTAAAAGAAATAGTTATTGTCATAATTTACATTTCTGGTTtagtttcattttaaaaaaaaactgacaTTTACAAGTTTTAGGATTGTGATTGGTGTAAACTTTGTTGTTGCTGTTGTTAACTGAAGTTTTTTCTTTTAGTGATCTTTTGCTATCAGTTAAGCataatctttctttttcaccTTCATGGCTGAGGGCATATTCTGAATTTTCAGGTAGGTTTGTCTCTTGTAGTTGAAGGAGAGATCATGTTAGGAGTCATGGGCTGCCCTAACTGGGTTGTAGATACTTTCCACAGGTCCATTACCGACGTTCAAGGTTATAAAAACAGTTCACCTGGGTTGGGGATCATTATGGTTGCTCATGTTGGCTGTGGAACTTGGACAAAGAGGTTAAGGCACATGTTTGATAGCTCGTTCAGACCTTCATCCGACTGGACCAGATGCTTTGTTGATGGTTGTTCTTTGGTACACAAAGCCAACTTCTGCATTCCAGATAGTCAAGCATGGGAGTCACTGCCACTGTCAGTTTTCTACGACGCAACAACCAATGACAATGATGATATCGGGGATAAGGAAATTCGTCTTTTACCCTTTTGTTGTGGAAGGTTTGTTGGCTTTCTATCACAATGTTTTTCTACTTGTGTGATTCTCGATGGAGCTTTCACCGAATTGCATGGTATCTAAAGCACAATTCTTTTTTCtgttatattttttcttttcttgtgtgAGAGTTTTACAGTAATGTATCAATGACATGTTCATGACATACGTCTCTGTTTGTTTGCAGTTTATGCAAGTACTTAATGGTGGCTTCTGGTGGGGCATCTGTTTTCATTCTTGAAGTTAAACCTGAAAGAGTGACCAAGGTATAATCTTTATTAATAGTTTATTGAGCACAAAAACTCTGTAGCAATATAATTACTTATATTCTCCTTTACAATTTAGGCTTGGGATCATGCTGCTGGTATGATATGTGTTCATGAAGCTGGAGGAAAGGTACATGTTACACCTCATTAGTAATAGAATGTTGTCATCAGATGAGATTTGTCTGGTAGTGGTCATTGTGCAAGACATTTTCCGTAGCTTCCTCATTGCTTGTTCCACGCCGAGCCAATAACACTAAGACGAAAAAACAAAAACTGACATCCGTAGGACATATTAAATCTTACGAATAAAAGACATTGAGCTTGATATCCTTGTTTTGTTTACAGACCACTTCTTTATTTGTCCTGTCATACTGGCCGCATCACTGTTCCAAATTTTTACTTCCAAATTCGATAAGATTGTTATATCATTAATTGATTTGCTAACGATAGTACAATAAATTGACATCGTTAATTCAGGTGACGGATTGGAAAGGAAGTGAACTTGATCTTGCAGCAGATCAATTTAAACGGAGAATAATATGCCCTGCTGGTGGGGTTCTTGTGACTAATGGCAAAATCCATCAGCAGATAGTGGAGATGATATCTTCCAGTTCAACAGTTGTGCGACATTGAATTAAAATACGGTATGATTATTCATGTTCTATTTTTCAATTCTTTGAATATCATCATGTTTCATTCAATCCTGTGGCATCCTGCAATGTGTAAAATGAGCACTTAGTTTATTCATAGGAATatattgaaaaattttcaattattccATTAACTACCATATAGTCAGAAGAAGGAACTTCTTCTAGGCATGTGTATTGTGTAATATGTAATTATTGGTAATGTAAAGTCATCTTTTATTCTAATGCTTTTAGTCTTTTAAGGAGTATTAATTGATATATTGGTGATGGAGCTTTTTAACTTCAAAAGTGAGGTTTAGGGCACATAACAGTTTTAATTTCACTTGTGGAGTTAAAAGAAAACTTTATTTCCGAATGTCTTTTAATGGATGAAAAAGGGATGTGAAATTCTGTCTAAAACACCTTTTGAGCGTCTCCTCGGAATATTTGGCTTGTTAAATTTTATGAAGTAACACTggtttatattattaattttttttctttaaagtaTTTGGAGGTGAGTATGAATGTGTGATGGTACGATCATtgatttaattttgagtttcatccttttataaaatttaagtcttttattagaaaattagtttaattgttaGTAAATGCATGAACTTAATTactgatttttgttaatttgttaTATAGAATTTGctaaaatgttttttttgttatttctttgCGTAGAAATTACTAAATtgtttattttcaacaatttaacGGCAAAGTTCAACTCTATTAtctaattaaactaatttttcagTTTTCATGAAGTATGATGATCAAattatagtaaattaattaaagtagaaaaataaattttttctgttttcataaaataaaaggaTTGATTTCATAATTAGAGGTACAAttattcaaatatatgaaaagggAATGTATTGTATCAAATACTTATCCTTAttggaaattaaatttaatatggaTAACATGGGTTTTGATTGGAACGGTATCTACTTCAATTTTGTACTGAAACTCACTATGTGCCTATGATGGAATTGACATTAATTTACTAAATGTTTACCGGCATATTATATATACTAGATAATGTTAATAgcaacaaatatatttattaaacatttatagagaattcaaataatgttttaattgaaATGGAGTTAAAAGTTTAATATCATCattacttaaatttttattaatctaaaaaaataaaaaatagaaaaaaatcttTGGaacaatataaattattttgtaaaaggaaaagaatttttggtaatttttcaattgaGATTAGAATTAGTTGAAGGGTGACATCAACTCGgtcatgtgttttattattgtaaaTATATATGCCATTGAAGTCTAATATTTTTAAGGTTCACAATTACTTCTCAAAATAATGTCATCTCTAGGGGTTCAAACGTAAGTTCTTTACTCGGAAGTATAATGTGTCTTATTAATGCACCAAACAATTATTGGTACATATCAGGGGCAAAGGtagaaattttctttaagggattgaaattaaattgtaatttttacgataataaaaataaaatttcactatttgaatagcctatatttttataaattttaaaagattaacaaatttttatcatttttagggagaCCAatgtataattttacctttattaatttaaaattttaaaagacctaaatagaaaacttttcattttaaggggGATCGAGACCTTACCAAATCCCCTAACTACACCCCTGATACATATTGTGTATATTATTACTTAAAGGTTATCGAAAATCTATTCATTTTAAACAATAACCaacaatattataaaataattttgttgaaaatgCACACCATAAGATTCAAATCTAAATCATCATAaccttaaatattttaattttacaatttcaacgaaaaccttatttatttttttataaatatatttattacataatagTTTTTACCtacaatatattttaatattatatttttatgccACTGTAACTAAGCTTCCCCTTAATTGGCCACCGAAAATAATGCCGTGGCGTAGGGTTAATGGATTGTTCATAAATGAAGTGACTGAGATAGATGCAAATAGCAGCCTATGAATTCATTTAAGAACGCCCGAGTTCTCATTTGCCAACCACATGCACGAGACCcaaataaatatacaaaaaaaaaacctatcaaAGTGTATGTACAGCAAAAGATCTAAGCTAGTTAAAAGTTCAAGTTACAAGAAGATTTTTATGTTGGAAGGGGTGGGgtttgctttaatttttttttaagtcaaCCTTATTTacttcaatatatatacatatatttatgtatatgctGATTTCTAGACTTCACCCGTactcaaaacatgaaaaaataagACTTAGACTTATCTATGTGTCAAAATTGTATTTGATCATAGTCATGAAAATTCTAGCTCTATATATAGATGTAATGTTCCATAATTATATTTCTCATTGGATATTTCAAACGAATCCACTCTCACCACGTCTTCATCTCGTGAAACTAAAGAAGGTAGCACCTCATTAGAATAAAGACGAAAATATAAATTCCAATGTAATGTGAAATACACTTATGAGAAGGGTTTTATTCTGGCTCGATAGAATTAGTTCTAGTTTAAGAATATTTCtcgaaaatattttttgaaagaaaaaaaagagcatTTTTGGAGAgaagttaaattttttaacttttgaacAAAAATACTTTTCGATTAATTTTTAGTTTGGGAGAAACACTTTTTCATCCCAAAAGTGCTTCTTAGAAGTAATAACTCACTCTTAACCTCAaatctaatgtgatttcagttTAAATGGTTCAAGTGGTTAAATCAATTGTAGGATTAGTTTATTTGGTTATGTTTGTCGATTAACAATTGTTGAATTTCATAATCGAACCAACCAActtaatgtttaatattttaaatatttattttaaataaattggcTAACTTACCAATGTTAGGTTAATTCAATTACATCTATTTGTACCATATAAGTTGATGGGTTTGATTATTGTGTatttaatggtagattattaattaaattggaagAAAAAAACCGATCAAACCAATCGAATTAACTGTTTGCTCACCCTCCAAAAAAACCTTACAACATCATCGGATGATATATTAGcatttaactttaaaatgtacgttgcaattgaatttttaaagtgttattttctatcaattaggTTTTTGTGTCAGCCTACCTatcaattttgatattaaatgtcAGCTCAAATATGACgtgaaacatatttaaaatacattgATTAAATATCAAACATGTGTAATTATTGATGAACTGTATTAAAAACATCAAATCTAAAATATTCatacaataattaaaatttaatttatcaaattgaaGTAACATTTAACACCAAACTAATACGAGGCCTACTTGGGACTTGGGTcgctatttttcattttcaaatacaCCATTGATTCTTTTGGAAAATTCTCGACCTCTTGCGAAAGCATTGTTTGTTGTTCAAATAGACatggttaaattaattataaatagtaacaattaaaatttcatgcatggcacatgcatatgtatatacatttatatcatATCCCCAAATGCAATGCATTTGGTCTGACTGTTCATGATAATTTTATTCtcaattatttcatataattaattTCAGGTCCTAGGTTTTTatttagataaaataaattttatttaaaaaaagagtcACGAACATTAAATATGAATTGTAAAACGGACATAAAAAATACCTTAAAAATAaactttgttttataatttttagacaTTATTTAATAAACTTTCAATTGTTTTTagtaagtatttttaaaaaaaataattttcaagtaaataaaaaaaaaagtcaattttcactatttaaaatataaattcaatttggcttgaataattataatttatttaacttataAACCAAAACTACCCAAAACACAAGCGTTCGAACCAATTTTCGAGTTTTTTTTGTTAACTTTTTATCAGCTGTATTGGATCACGTAATCTATAAACAGCATTATAAGATATGGGTTTGAGgcaaatgtttatgttttgacaCAATTAAGAACTGTGTATTAGCTTGATAGTCGGGGTGTTCACCATTCCAGGTGTGGTTTGAGTTTAAATTATACTAGTCGCGTTGTTGTTAGGGTTTTGTTATCCTCTTCtcttataattcaccaaaaatacagctcataattaacaaaaattaattctttaattaataaatagTAGAATAAATTGAGGTAATCTGTATCTATAccatagtcaaacatgaaaaagGAACACGTATGCAACTTCTTTTGGAAAACCCATGCAGAAGCAAACCCTAGATTTTGGACATGTAATTACCctattaaacatataataatatcatattatgtaagcatataattataatactatcttttaatttcaattcGTAAATCTCCATGAATCATAATATATTCctaaataattctttttcattttgttttctttgacATTAGTGTCCCCATGATAGCAAGCATGGGGACATAAACCAAATATTATAATTCCATTTTATTATGTTAATCAAGGCTTATTAATATAAACTAATTTTCtggtcatatgaaaattttatatatgaaattttgatttgatctattaatataattgttgatatagcatcattttatacttatatattacatatacaaataattatatttatccaatataaaaataaattaatgactTATTTCTTTAAACGTGTatgattgaaataaaattaaagtttcgtattgaaacacaattaaaatttcatgtacatTATTGTACCAAATCAAAGTTCaggtataattttgagatttatctcaaaaaataatattataagcATGCAAGGAGCAATATacaattagagactaaattaataattaattacaactaAATTACGACATATCCAGTGATATATTTAGGTGTTGATATTATTATCAGTACAGGAAGAGCATTGAAGAGTACTACCATTTTATTTAAAGGTTAAGAAcggattataaataattttaaatattgtatcaaaaaaagtGTGATATAAATTAGAACTAAATAATGATAAA includes these proteins:
- the LOC107924949 gene encoding putative PAP-specific phosphatase, mitochondrial codes for the protein MIPAMDLHLLRPPPGVRFFRRYPSPAPFRSRFVTVSSILPFAKEKAKYHIELEAAVELVERACSLCIDVQRSPLSDGRILEKNDQTPVTVADFGVQALVSLELGKLFPSIPLVAEEDSGFLQSQNLVDPVVSAVSNKTSFHEESFSHADVLEAIDRGDRTEFGTKPATYWILDPIDGTRGFVKGSKAIYVVGLSLVVEGEIMLGVMGCPNWVVDTFHRSITDVQGYKNSSPGLGIIMVAHVGCGTWTKRLRHMFDSSFRPSSDWTRCFVDGCSLVHKANFCIPDSQAWESLPLSVFYDATTNDNDDIGDKEIRLLPFCCGSLCKYLMVASGGASVFILEVKPERVTKAWDHAAGMICVHEAGGKVTDWKGSELDLAADQFKRRIICPAGGVLVTNGKIHQQIVEMISSSSTVVRH